ACATACCTTAGCGGCCTATGAGCTGGCGATCGCTCTGGGGGCAGATTACGTAGAGCCGGATCTGGTGCCTACCCGCGATGGGGTGTTGGTGGCTCGCCATGAAAATAACCTGATTGATACCACCGACGTTGGCGATCGCCCTGAGTTTAGCGATCGCTACACCACTAAACAGATCGATGGCCAGACCTGCTCGGGCTGGTTCACCGAAGATTTCACCCTGGCGGAACTGAAAACCCTGCGGGTGCGGGAACGACTCCCGTTTCGGGATCAGAGCTTTAACGATCAGTTTCAGATTCCCACCTGGGAGGAGATCCTAATCTTAGTGCGCCAAGCAGAGCAAACGACCGGGCGCACCATCGGCATCTATCCCGAAACCAAGCATCCCAGCTATTTTCAATCCATGGGTCTGCCTATCGAAGCTCCGCTCCTCCAAGGGCTGACCCACTATGGCTATGGACATCCTGACGATCGCATCTGCATTCAGTCCTTTGAAACCCAGAATTTACAGGATCTGCGATCGCTGACGGCGTTGCCGCTGATTCAGCTCATTGGCCAAGCGACGGAGATCCAGGTAGACAGCGATCGCCCCTATGCTGACCTGCTGACCCCGGAGGGATTGGCCGCGATCGCCCAGTATGCCCAGGGGATTGGCCCCGATAAACGCTGGATTGTGCCCAGCCATCCCACGGATGCTGGTCAACTGCTGTCGCCCACAGACGTCGTAAACCGCGCCCATGCCTGCGGCCTCTGGGTTCATCCCTACACCTTTCGCAACGAGCCGCAGTTTCTCCATCCGGCCTACGCCACTCCTCGCCAGGAGTATCAGCAGTTTTTTCGGCTGGGTGTGGATGCTGTGTTTAGTGATGCTCCTGGGGAAGCGATCGCGGCTCGGGAGGCATTAGCTTGAGATGAACGGGACGTTGGCCGCTAGACAAGGCAGTTGAGCAGATGTCTGGAAACCCATCGTTTCGAGAAGACTGGGTTCTGAGAAGACATTTCATGGATCTTGCAGTATCATCACGGGCAGTTTCCTAGACCTGTTGCTCGCCTTACCTCGTTAATTCCATGCAAATTTGGACGGTTTGTTTTCTGATATTTTTCCTGGCTACCCAGGTGTACCAAATGGTGAAAGAGGTCTCGCTGCCGCTGCCGTTGGCGATCGCTGGGGGCATTTTGTTGGCGATCGCCTCCAATATCCAGCGCAGGTCAACGCTGTCCTCGTCTTCATCCGTGACGCCATCTGTGACACCGCCTGTGACGCCATCTGTGACGCCATCTGTGACGCCATCTGCACCACCGGCTAACCCCAGCTCTGAAACGATGTCGCTCCGATCTGCCGAGACCTTAGCCCATCCGCCGATTCCACCTTTCTCAGTGCCTGCGTCTAACCCTTTCTTCCCTCGCCCTCAGGAAAAATCCTAGACAATACGGGTGTTTTGTTGGTACAGTTGTTCTTATGGATCATAGTGTCCGCCCTATTCCTTTGAGAGGCTGAGAAGGTCATGGAAGCCCTGACAGAAGTCCAACAACAGTTATACGACTGGCTGATCGACTACATCCGCGAGAACCAGCATTCCCCATCCATCCGTCAGATGATGCGAGCCATGGGGCTGCGATCGCCCGCTCCTATCCAGAGTCGTCTAGAGCACCTGCGCAACAAAGGGTACATCGACTGGACGGAGGGCAAAGCCCGCACAATTCGCATCCTCAAGTCGCTGAATCCTGGCGTGCCGATTATGGGTGAGATCGCCGCTGGGGGCTTGATTGAACCCGTTACCGACGACGCAGAAGCAGAACATCTCGACATTTCCGGCGTTCAGCTCAAGCATAAAGACTACGCTCTGCGGGTCACGGGCGACAGTATGATCAACGCCATGATCGCCGATGGAGATATCGTGATCATGCGCCCAGTGTTTGAACCCGATCGCATCAAAGATGGCACCATTGTGGCCGCTCGGGTAGAAGGCTTTGGCAACACTCTCAAGCATTTTTATCGCCGCGATAACCACGTCACCCTAGAAGCAGCGAACGACAACTACAAGCCCATTCATGTACCCGCCGATGCTGTACAGTTGCAGGGTGTTTTAGTTGGGGTTTGGCGGCAGTATCTCTAATGGGTTACTGCTGGGTTCTAGATGACCCGATGTAGAACCAGCATCTGATGAGAGCGGTTGGCAGGGGCGGAAGGATCGACGGTGTTGGGGAGAAATGCCCAGGGTCTGGATAGCTTGGCGATGCTTGGCGGTGCCGTAGCCTTTGTGAGCGGCGAGACCATAGCCTGGATATCGAGCGTCAAGGCGGGTGATCAGCTGATCTCGCCATACTTTGGCGACAATGCTAGCGGCGGCGATCGCTAGACAGGTGCGATCGCCTTGAATGATCGTGTGCTGCGGCAGGGTGAGGGTGGAAATTTTACGGTTGCCGTCAATCAGGCATAGCTCAGGGGTGGGGGACAGGCGCATAATGGCCCGCTGCATGGCCAGCAGGGAGGCCTGGAGAATATTCAGGCGATCGATTTCCTGAACCGACGCTAGACCCACGGTACAGGCGATTGCCACACGGCGAATCTGGGTATCCAAGGCGGTGCGCTGGGAGGCAGAAAGCTGCTTACTATCGGTGACGCCTTGCTGAATCAAGTCGTCGAAGCAAGCTTCAGGAAGCATGACGGCAGCGGCAACCACTGGGCCAAACAGGGCTCCGCGTCCTACTTCATCGACGCCAGCAATCTTTCCCCATCCAGGGGATGGCCCAGACCAGTCCAACAGGTTAAGCTGCTGATAGAGCATGGTTTAACGGGCTGTTCGTCGAACAGTCGGTATGGTTGGTACAGGGTTGGGTATACGTTTGGGTATACGTTATAGAGCTATGTGGCATATTGGGCAACATTGGATGGGTAAGGCTGGAGTCGCGATCGCTGCCCTGGTGATGATGGGCAGTGAAGGTCGGCTCAGCCGTGTTCCTGTGTTGGCAAGGTCGGCTCAGTTCAATACTCCGCTTGCCTCCACGGCTCCGTCTATCTTAGATCGAGATGACTTGGATCAAGATGGCTTGGAGCAAGAGCCGGGGATTGATGGCCCAGATCAGCGCGATCGCCGCCAGCGCACGGTCTATATCTACGACTTTCCTAGCTTCCACAGTCAGCGACTGGATGAACAACTGGCCCAATACACCGCTTATCTAGCAGACCATGGCCCGCCCGATGTGTTGATTCTGGGCAGTTCGCGATCGCTGCAGGGAATTGACCCCCAAGTGTTGGCGGCGACGCTGCAGGATGAAGGCTGGGGCGAGGTATCGGTCTACAACTTCAGCATCAACGGCGCTACAGCCAAGGTTGTAGACGTGATTTTTCGGCAGGTACTGGATCCAGAGCATCTGCCGCGCTTGGTGATTTGGGGGGATGGTTCCCGTGCGTTTAACAGCGGCCGCCCCGATGCCACCTATGAGCGGCTCAAGGCCTCGCCGGCCTATGCGCGGCTCATCACCGAGGGCGATCGCCCTATTCAAAGTGTCGTGCTGCCGTCATCGCCACGCTTATTGCGGCGATCGGTAGAGCAAGCAGATCAAGTCTGTCCCCCTGGGGCAGAGGCTTCAGAGGCAATCTATGCTTGGCAAGTATCGATCGACTGGTGCGCAGCGGTGGCCCCTCCAACCCTGGCCACTGACCTCACGCCTCAAGGCTTTTTACCCATTGCCGATCGCTTTGACCCAGCCGTCTACTATCAAGACTTTCCCCGGGTTTCAGGCCAGTATGACGGTAGCTATGTACCGTTCCAACTGCAGGGAGAACAGACCCAAGCCTCGGTGGCGATCGTCAACTATGCCCGCCAGCAAGGAATTCCCCTCGTGCTCGTCAACCTGCCCCTGAGCCAAGACTATCTTGACCCGGTGCGCCAGAGCTATGAACAGCAGTTTCAGCTACACCTACGGCAGTTGGCGATCGCCCAAGGGTTTACGCTCGTGGACCTAAACCAGCCCGACTTTCAGCGCAATGACCTATTTGCCGATCCGAGTCACATTAACCAAGTGGGTGCCGTGCTCGTGTCGGAGGCGATCGCCCGAGATCCGATGGTGCCGTGGGAGGTATTGCTAGAGCCAGAGCTACCGTGAGGCCGCCGTTTCTTGGGCATCACTGGGCTTTGCGGCTCCATCTTCAGGAACTTGAATGGTTAGCGTGGAGCAAGGTGCGTGATGCAGCACATAGTTGCTGACGCTGCCCATGAGCATTTCTCGAATGGCAGACAGCCCTCGTCGTCCCATGATCACCAGATCAACGCCGGTCTCCTCGGCCATGGAGCAGATGATCCGGCCTGGGCTACCTGGAATTTGTCGGTAGGTGGTGGTGACGCCGTGGGATTGGGCCACATCGGAGAGCGATCGCAGCATATTCAGCCCCCGTTCCTCAAATTCTTGCCATTGCTCTCGATACACCTTCAGCATGGCATCGTTGACCACGGGATAGTAGCTGAGTCCTGGGCTGACAAACATATCAGGGCTACCCGATTCCTCCGCTGTTAAAACATGCAGCAGGAGTAGCTCGGCTTGGATAGGCTTCGCTAGGGATAGGGCGTGGTTAAAGACATGTCGCCCCATTTCAGAGCAATCAACCGCGACAAGAATTTTTTGAAACATAGTGTTTACCCACTGTGAATGTTATGAGGAGGGAGTTGGGATGGGAGCGATCGCCCCCATCCCAGATGCTGGCCCTAGGACTGAGTTTCCTCAACCTTAGCGATCGCCAACAGGGTCTTCATCACCGAGTCTGGGTTGAGGCTAATGGAGTCAATGCCTTGCTCAACCAAGAATTCAGCAAATTCTGGATAGTCACTGGGAGCCTGGCCGCAGATGCCAATCTTGCGATGGTTGCGTTTAGCCGCCTCAATCACCATTCGCACCATGTGCTTCACCGCCTCGTTGCGTTCATCAAAGATGTGCGCCACCAAGGATGAATCGCGATCGAGACCAAGGGTGAGTTGGGTCAGGTCATTGGAGCCAATGGAGAATCCATCAAACACCTGACTGAAGGCATCCGCGAGGATGACATTGCTGGGAATTTCGCACATCACATAGACTTGCAGACCGTTGTCACCCCGCTTGAGTCCATGTTTTTCCATTTCTGCCAACACCTTACGACCCTCATCTGGGGTGCGGCAGAAGGGAATCATGGGAATCACGTTGGTTAATCCCATGTCATCCCGGACTCGTTTGAGAGCCTTACATTCCAGCCCATAGGCTTCGGCATAGCTAGGGTCGTAGTAGCGTGATGCGCCCCGCCAGCCAATCATCGGATTTTCTTCCGACGGTTCAAACTGCCGCCCACCGAGCAAGTTGGCATATTCATTGCTCTTGAAGTCAGACATGCGAACGACCACCGGCTTGGGATAGAAGGCTGCCGCAATCATGCCGATGCCGTGAGCCAGCTTATCGACAAAGAAGTCAGGTTTGTGGTCATAGAGTGCCGTCAGCTCAGCAATGTCGCGTTTGGCAGCCTCATCTTCCAGGGTATCAAAGTGCAGCAGGGCTAAGGGATGGGCCTTGATGTGGTTGGCAATGATGAACTCGAAGCGGGCTAGACCAACGCCATCACAGGGAATGGACGATAACCCAAAGGCTTCATCCGGGTTGCCCACATTCATCAAAATCTGAGTGCGGGTGCGCGGGAGGTTATCCAACTGGGTTTCCTGCACCTCAAAGGGCACGAGACCGGCATAGACTCGACCTTCCTCCCCTTCCGAGCAGGAGACGGTCACGGCTTGCCCAGTTTTGAGGACGCCGGTGGCATTACCGCAGCCGACGATCGCTGGAATACCCATTTCCCGAGCAATAATCGCGGCGTGGCAGGTGCGTCCGCCTTGGTTGGTGACGATCGCACTGGCGCGTTTCATAATCGGTTCCCAGTCGGGATCGGTCTTGTTGGTCACCAAGACTTCACCGGGCTTGAACTGGTCGATGCCATGGACATCCAAAATCACTCGGGCATCGCCCTGGCCAATCATTTCGCCCACGGCTCGCCCGGTGATCAACACATCGCTGGTACCCTGGAGGCGATAGCTGCGGAGAACATTGCCAGCTTTTTGCGACTGTACGGTTTCTGGACGGGCCTGCACGATGAACAGCTCGCCGGTAATCCCATCTTTCGCCCATTCAATGTCCATGGGCGTATACATGCCGCGGACGTTGGAGTAGTGATCTTCGATGATGCAGGCCCATTCAGCCAGCTTGAGAATTTCATCATCGGTGATCGCATATTTACAGCGTTCACTGTCTGACACCGTCACATTTTTGGTGAGCTTCGAGCCGCCCGTGTCATAAACCATCTTGATTTCTTTGCTGCCCAAGCGTTTTTCAAGAATGGGTCTAAAGCCTTGCTTGAGGGTGGGCTTGAAGACAAAGTATTCGTCAGGGTTGACAGCACCCTGCACCACGTTTTCGCCCAGACCGTAGGCTGCGGTCACCAGAGCGGCATCCTTGAAACCTGTTTCGGTATCGATGGAGAACATCACGCCCGAGGAGGCTAGGTCAGACCGCACCATTTTTTGCACGCCCACGGAGAGCGCCACTTCAAAGTGGTCAAATCCCTTGATGGTGCGATAGGAAATGGCGCGATCGGTAAACAGAGAGGCAAAGCACTTGTGGCAGGATTCCAGCACGCCCTTGACGCCATGGACATTCAGATAGGTTTCTTGCTGTCCAGCAAAACTAGCATCGGGCAAGTCTTCGGCGGTGGCGCTGGAGCGTACTGCTACGTCTACATCGCTGCTGTAGCGTCGGCAGGCTTCCCGTTCTTCTCCTTCAAAGCGATCGCACAATTCACCATTGACGCCATAGCGTTCACAGAGGCGCAGGTAGGCAAGGGCGATCGCTTCTTCGAGATCCTTTGGAAAGGGCGTATTTAAGATCAAACCTCGGGCTTGCTGACCGCGTTCCCGCAGGTTGGGCATGTTTTCCACATCGAGATCAGAAAAGAGCGATCGCAGTTGTTCCTTCAGCCCAGCTTTTTCAATGAAGTAGCGGAAGGCATAGGCTGTCGTGGCAAAGCCTGTGGGAACACTCACCCCTTTGGGCATGAGCTGCTGGATCATCTCTCCTAGGGAGGCATTTTTCCCGCCTACATACGGAATATCTGCAATGCCAACCTCTTCAAACCAAAGAATCAATGCATTGTCTTTGGTATGTCCGGAATCACTTCTTGATGCGAATGGTAGGTTAACCATAAGTGTATTCCTCTGGCTTTTATAACAGCCTATTAACAACAGATGATGAGATGATTGTGGACTTGTCTTTTGAGGCGGAATAAACTCAATCCTTAATCACCCCACTCTCATCATAGTGTGCTCCAAAAATGATAATGATTAAGAGTTTTTGAATTGCTTCTAAAGCCTAACGCAACCTAAATCGAGTGGAAAATTAGTTATGTTTCTTAATGGATTAGGTTAGCGTCTAAACCGTTGATGAGCCTGTGATCTGGCTATCGATTAAAGGGTGGCGATCGCGTCCTTAATCGCTTAAGCTAGGATTAGAGATCTATCCAGGATCTAAACGAGATCGTTCAACGCTTGTAAAAGTTAATATCTTTCAACAAAATCTAACGTTTTTAGGTCTAAGTCTGTGCCTAAAATATCGGTAACGCTTCAAGAAACTCAATATTTAATGGTTTGATCCTAGATGAACATCCAACGTCTGGATTGATCGAATCCTTAAACAATCCATAGGTTGTATTAATCAGAAATCCCTATTGATGTATGGGACGCGATCGCATCAATAGGAGCGGTTCAAAAAAGATTGGATCTGCTGCATCAAGCCTTCATGTTCAGCTCGCCCAATGCCGTAGTAGGGGGTGAGGGGCAGGTAGGTGGGCACATCGGGCGGTAGGTCTTGGGACTTAAAGCGTAGACAGACTCGATAGACTGAACCAGCACTGCCATCGGAGGTTTCAAGCTGGACGGCGGCGATCGCCGCCAGGGGATAGGTTTGCTGCTGTTTCTGCCATACGCCCTGCTGGCGCAAGGTAAACTGCCCAGTTTGCTTATCAAAGGTGCCGGTCACTACCTTGCCATAGAGCACACTCAGGGAAATGCCCATCAGGGCCAGGGCCCAGCCAACGCCATAGGCAAACCAGCGGTTATCGCTGACCCATTCTAAAGATCGCAGGTCTGGATTGTAGAGAAATCGCTGGATGCGTCCGGCGATCGCCAGTCGTTCTCGGTCGTTGAGCGTAGCGTAGATCTGGATGGGAAGGTAGCGATCGCCCATATGCAGCCAAATGGCATGACTGGGGGTTGAGACGGCCTGGGGTGGATAAAGCTGCACCGTTTGCAGGTGATCCACGGGGAAGTAGATCGTGCTGGAGCGGAGTAGGTTGGCCTGGGTGAGTGCGCAAAAGCCATCCCCTTGTTCCGTGCGATCGCACATCAGCCGTGATGATTGCCCTAACAGCACCATGATGATCAAGCCCATGGTGACCCAAGCACCACTCAAGATCCATAGCAACCAAGGTCGAGCAGTAAAGACAAAGCTACGAGACGTGAATTCCTGCACAGTCATAGACTGGATGGCTCAAGGGAAACAGATGATGGAATCAAACACAAACCCTATCTCCAATGTTCTGTCATGGCCTATGCCATCCGGAATCTCGCCCCATCCTGTTGAAACTCAAGATATCTTCAGATATTTTCTGACGAGAGATTAATATCGCCCCCGGCGTTCTGCAACTACTCAGGGATCTTCTTCTGCATCGATACCCATGCTGTCCCCCTATCAAGAGCTAGAGACTATGGTAGACCTAGACTATGCCCAAGCCGTCACCTGTGCGCTCTTATCCAGAGACATTTATGAAGACTTTGCTAGCCCGCGTCTCAATGGATTTGAGAAAACTCACCCCTACTATGTATTAGACGATCCAAGCACCGATACCCAAGGAGCCGTGATCGTTGATTCAGATGCTTCAACCATCCATATCGTGTTTCGCGGCAGCTCCCATGAAAAAGACTGGGACATCAACCGCAGCTTCAGTCCCACCGTTGCTGAGTTCAAGCAAGAGGTGATTCAAGGGGAAATTGTGGAGGAACAGGAGAAGACCTATCCCTATGCAGAAGGCAGTTCATCGGGGTCGATGATGCACTCTGGGTTTGTGAAGGCTTATATGGCTGAGAAGATCCGACCGGCCATACACCAATACCTCAACGACCACATCACCGCCGCCCCACCCCGAGTTATTGTGACCGGGCATAGCCTAGGGGGAGCGATCGCAACGCTCTGTGCTGTCGATATTCAATATAACTTCGAAAGTAAGATAAGCAGCATTGAACTCTACAGCTTTGGTGCGCCCCGCGTCGGTAACCGCAACTTTCAAGAGTCCTTCAGTCGTCGAGTACCCCAAAGCTATCGGTTTATCTACGGCATGGACATGGTGCCAGCCCTACCCAGACCCTGGCAAGGCTACGTTCATACAGACCATGAGTACCGTTTAGGATCTCGGTTTGGCTGGCAGTTTCTATCTCGACGCTTCAAAGACCATAAAATTGACAACTATATTGAAGCCCTGCAGAGCAAGCTGTCCAAGTCCTAATCCCTCGTGGGTCAAAGGTGCGGGAGTTCATCCTAAAACCTTCTCTTCTCCGCAGTGTTGTACCAGTAGGGTGCTGTTAGGCGCAGCCGTAACGCACCGTCTCGCCAGGCTTTGATGCGTGAGATAGCGTAACGCATCAAAGCTATCCATTAGATGGGCTGCTCATCAGGTGTGGTTTAAGCCTAGGGTGATTGTCCGGGTTGGATAGGGCGCTGAACTCAGGCTGACCACTGTTCCGTCTTGGATCGATCACGCCTCTGACGTCATGCCAACAGCGTAATTGATCTAAAGATCACCATGATTTGGGGGTTGTGTGCTAGGGTTAATTTGGTAATTATTTTCGGGTATAACTCATTGGTTTACGTGCTGTTGTCTCCGAATCTAATTCTCTACAAACACCTTTGATTTGGAGATGCTGAATGTCAATTTACGTTGGTAACCTCTCTTATGATGTTACACAGGAAGACCTGTCTGAAATTTTTGCAGAATATGGGACGGTGAAGCGCGTTCATCTGCCCACCGACCGTGAGACAGGTCGTCCTAGAGGTTTTGCTTTTGTCGAGCTGGGAACAGACGAAGAAGAAAACGCTGCTATCGAAGACTTGGACGGCGCTGAATGGATGAACCGCGATCTGCGGGTCAACAAGGCGAAGCCCCGTGAAAATAACCGCAGTGGTGGCGGCGGCGGTGGAAGCCGTGGTGGCTGGAACAACAGCCGTAGCTACTAATCGCATCTGAATTGCCAACAAGCAATCTCTAGTATTCGTTGATCGTGATGAGCAGCAGGGTCAAGAGCACAACACTTTACCCTGCGCTCTCACGTTTAGTCTGATTCAGTGAGTTTGGTTTGGGTTTAGATAGACGCGGCGAGTATAGCTCCCCATCACTGAGCTATACGCCGGTTACTCCAAGACGTTTGCAAAGCAAGTCAGTTCACAAAAATGCGCAGGTTGGTGAGAGCAGATGAGTCTTTCAGCCAATCCATTTAGGAGTGCATGGGTTGCAGTTGTGGACTACCGTTAAAGTATAGTTAGGTCGATCTGGCAGCCTGCAATAGGTCGTCAGGTTGGCACCTTTGATGTTGATGTATTGATTGAGGAAATAGTATGACCCAAGTAATTCTGGGCGAAAATGAAGGTATAGAGTCAGGGCTACGACGCTTCAAGCGTAAGGTTTCTCAAGCGGGCATTTTTCCAGATATGCGGAAGAATCGTCACTTTGAAACACCGATCGAAAAGCGTAAGCGGAAGGCGCTGGCCCGTCGTAAGCAACGTCGCCGTCAATCTCGGTTCTAGGGACTAAGCCTCTGAATTTGTAGAACCCTGGCGGTTCACCCGGTGCCCATGCTCCATGTGGACGGAGGCTAACGTTAACCTAGATGCATCAATGTGCTCAAGTATCATGACCCGCCCCGACATCTGTGTCAGGGCGGGCAATGTTTGTATGGGCCTATGGTGGATGGGGACTATAGGAATTTAGTCCTTGGTTGCACAGTCGATCAGGTTGTCGTTTTGGCAATCAATGTTTAGGATTACAGGCACGAAGAATTTTTGACCATGGGTCTACCCCTTGGATGTCATGCTCTGGGGTGGTGATCAACACCGACAGGAGGATTGGGGATGAATAGACAACTAGCTGGGATAACTCGTGGAGGGGCGATCGCCCTTGGTGCGGCGGCGATCGCGGTGACCATTGGTATGGCTGAGCCAGCATCTGCCCAGCCTGCCTATGGCAGCTACGTGGGTATTGGCGGCTCCTTTGGTCTTACGGACGGCGACACTACGGTCTTTGACGAGAGCCGTGAATCGGCAGCCGTGATTGCAGTGCGCTACAACATTTTGGAGCTGCCCATCTCCGTGCGCG
Above is a genomic segment from Leptolyngbya sp. CCY15150 containing:
- a CDS encoding glycerophosphodiester phosphodiesterase, coding for MAAWMTLNGTPPLVIAHRGASGDRPEHTLAAYELAIALGADYVEPDLVPTRDGVLVARHENNLIDTTDVGDRPEFSDRYTTKQIDGQTCSGWFTEDFTLAELKTLRVRERLPFRDQSFNDQFQIPTWEEILILVRQAEQTTGRTIGIYPETKHPSYFQSMGLPIEAPLLQGLTHYGYGHPDDRICIQSFETQNLQDLRSLTALPLIQLIGQATEIQVDSDRPYADLLTPEGLAAIAQYAQGIGPDKRWIVPSHPTDAGQLLSPTDVVNRAHACGLWVHPYTFRNEPQFLHPAYATPRQEYQQFFRLGVDAVFSDAPGEAIAAREALA
- the lexA gene encoding transcriptional repressor LexA — its product is MEALTEVQQQLYDWLIDYIRENQHSPSIRQMMRAMGLRSPAPIQSRLEHLRNKGYIDWTEGKARTIRILKSLNPGVPIMGEIAAGGLIEPVTDDAEAEHLDISGVQLKHKDYALRVTGDSMINAMIADGDIVIMRPVFEPDRIKDGTIVAARVEGFGNTLKHFYRRDNHVTLEAANDNYKPIHVPADAVQLQGVLVGVWRQYL
- a CDS encoding ribonuclease HII, translating into MLYQQLNLLDWSGPSPGWGKIAGVDEVGRGALFGPVVAAAVMLPEACFDDLIQQGVTDSKQLSASQRTALDTQIRRVAIACTVGLASVQEIDRLNILQASLLAMQRAIMRLSPTPELCLIDGNRKISTLTLPQHTIIQGDRTCLAIAAASIVAKVWRDQLITRLDARYPGYGLAAHKGYGTAKHRQAIQTLGISPQHRRSFRPCQPLSSDAGSTSGHLEPSSNPLEILPPNPN
- a CDS encoding universal stress protein, producing MFQKILVAVDCSEMGRHVFNHALSLAKPIQAELLLLHVLTAEESGSPDMFVSPGLSYYPVVNDAMLKVYREQWQEFEERGLNMLRSLSDVAQSHGVTTTYRQIPGSPGRIICSMAEETGVDLVIMGRRGLSAIREMLMGSVSNYVLHHAPCSTLTIQVPEDGAAKPSDAQETAASR
- the ppsA gene encoding phosphoenolpyruvate synthase, which gives rise to MVNLPFASRSDSGHTKDNALILWFEEVGIADIPYVGGKNASLGEMIQQLMPKGVSVPTGFATTAYAFRYFIEKAGLKEQLRSLFSDLDVENMPNLRERGQQARGLILNTPFPKDLEEAIALAYLRLCERYGVNGELCDRFEGEEREACRRYSSDVDVAVRSSATAEDLPDASFAGQQETYLNVHGVKGVLESCHKCFASLFTDRAISYRTIKGFDHFEVALSVGVQKMVRSDLASSGVMFSIDTETGFKDAALVTAAYGLGENVVQGAVNPDEYFVFKPTLKQGFRPILEKRLGSKEIKMVYDTGGSKLTKNVTVSDSERCKYAITDDEILKLAEWACIIEDHYSNVRGMYTPMDIEWAKDGITGELFIVQARPETVQSQKAGNVLRSYRLQGTSDVLITGRAVGEMIGQGDARVILDVHGIDQFKPGEVLVTNKTDPDWEPIMKRASAIVTNQGGRTCHAAIIAREMGIPAIVGCGNATGVLKTGQAVTVSCSEGEEGRVYAGLVPFEVQETQLDNLPRTRTQILMNVGNPDEAFGLSSIPCDGVGLARFEFIIANHIKAHPLALLHFDTLEDEAAKRDIAELTALYDHKPDFFVDKLAHGIGMIAAAFYPKPVVVRMSDFKSNEYANLLGGRQFEPSEENPMIGWRGASRYYDPSYAEAYGLECKALKRVRDDMGLTNVIPMIPFCRTPDEGRKVLAEMEKHGLKRGDNGLQVYVMCEIPSNVILADAFSQVFDGFSIGSNDLTQLTLGLDRDSSLVAHIFDERNEAVKHMVRMVIEAAKRNHRKIGICGQAPSDYPEFAEFLVEQGIDSISLNPDSVMKTLLAIAKVEETQS
- a CDS encoding lipase family protein; amino-acid sequence: MLSPYQELETMVDLDYAQAVTCALLSRDIYEDFASPRLNGFEKTHPYYVLDDPSTDTQGAVIVDSDASTIHIVFRGSSHEKDWDINRSFSPTVAEFKQEVIQGEIVEEQEKTYPYAEGSSSGSMMHSGFVKAYMAEKIRPAIHQYLNDHITAAPPRVIVTGHSLGGAIATLCAVDIQYNFESKISSIELYSFGAPRVGNRNFQESFSRRVPQSYRFIYGMDMVPALPRPWQGYVHTDHEYRLGSRFGWQFLSRRFKDHKIDNYIEALQSKLSKS
- a CDS encoding RNA-binding protein, which gives rise to MSIYVGNLSYDVTQEDLSEIFAEYGTVKRVHLPTDRETGRPRGFAFVELGTDEEENAAIEDLDGAEWMNRDLRVNKAKPRENNRSGGGGGGSRGGWNNSRSY
- the rpsU gene encoding 30S ribosomal protein S21; the encoded protein is MTQVILGENEGIESGLRRFKRKVSQAGIFPDMRKNRHFETPIEKRKRKALARRKQRRRQSRF